In one window of Haloprofundus halophilus DNA:
- the pstC gene encoding phosphate ABC transporter permease subunit PstC produces MSQESNTPDFVGRSGIRSAREQSIKWLLFGCAALSVAVTAAIVATLLFDAVDFFLAVSPLNFFLGTSWSPTIQQEFGVLPLVAGTLFVTALSALIAIPVGVASATYLSEYASTKTRSVIKPALEILAGIPTVVYGYFALVYLTPALEWLGLPLSTFNALSASIMIGIMIVPMVSSLSEDAMSAVPDSLRQAGYGMGATKLEVSTGVVIPAAASGIFSSFILALSRAIGETMIVVVAAGMRPRLVPSPFESLEVMTAAMVQLVTTDIAGGSTAYKAMFAIGITLFTITFAMNLASTFVASRYREEYQ; encoded by the coding sequence ATGAGCCAGGAAAGTAACACACCCGACTTCGTCGGTCGTTCGGGGATCCGCTCTGCGCGGGAGCAGAGCATCAAGTGGCTGTTGTTCGGTTGTGCCGCACTGTCGGTGGCGGTCACGGCCGCCATCGTCGCGACGCTCCTGTTCGACGCCGTGGACTTCTTCCTCGCCGTATCACCGCTGAACTTCTTCCTCGGTACGTCGTGGAGTCCGACGATACAGCAGGAGTTCGGCGTTCTCCCGCTCGTCGCCGGAACCCTGTTCGTGACCGCGCTCTCGGCGCTCATCGCCATCCCGGTCGGCGTCGCGTCGGCGACGTATCTGAGCGAGTACGCCAGCACCAAGACGCGGTCGGTGATCAAGCCGGCCCTCGAAATCCTGGCCGGAATCCCGACGGTCGTCTACGGGTACTTCGCCCTGGTTTATCTCACGCCCGCGCTCGAGTGGCTCGGACTCCCACTGAGCACGTTCAACGCGCTCAGCGCCTCCATCATGATCGGCATCATGATCGTCCCGATGGTGTCGAGTCTGAGCGAGGACGCGATGAGCGCCGTCCCCGACTCGCTCCGGCAGGCCGGGTACGGGATGGGCGCGACGAAACTGGAGGTGTCGACCGGTGTCGTCATTCCGGCGGCGGCGTCCGGCATCTTCTCGTCGTTCATCCTCGCGCTCTCGCGGGCCATCGGCGAGACGATGATCGTCGTCGTCGCCGCCGGGATGCGCCCTCGGCTCGTCCCGAGCCCGTTCGAGTCGCTCGAGGTGATGACCGCCGCGATGGTCCAGCTCGTGACGACGGACATCGCGGGCGGGTCGACCGCCTACAAGGCGATGTTCGCCATCGGAATCACGCTGTTCACTATCACGTTCGCAATGAATCTCGCCAGTACGTTCGTCGCGTCGCGGTACCGGGAGGAGTACCAATGA
- a CDS encoding PstS family phosphate ABC transporter substrate-binding protein, producing MTQQTSGERGGVSRRKFLVGAGTAGVVGVAGCTTNPGASSGGSNGNGSSGDGSGGGGSGDLSGEVIIKGSSTVYPVSEAMAEEFMKEHDVNVSVDSTGSGGGFENHFCPGNADINGASRPIKETEVQSCGDNGVEPVEFQVASDALTVAVNNDADWVDCLSFEQLSQIWRPDGAQKWSDINSDWPDEEFELYGPASSSGTFDWFIDNVIQDADTIRDDYEPTENDNRIIQGIQGSEYAMGFFGYAYYEENRDNVKAVKIKESEDGSCTEPSIENAKSGDYPMARPLFIYAAQSSLEEKEQVYAFTEYYLEQAETDLVSRIGYVPSSAELRDENLSKLEQYSGE from the coding sequence ATGACGCAACAGACGTCGGGCGAGAGGGGCGGCGTATCACGGCGTAAGTTCCTCGTCGGCGCAGGAACGGCGGGGGTAGTCGGCGTCGCCGGCTGTACCACAAATCCCGGTGCAAGTTCTGGCGGTTCCAACGGGAACGGGAGCTCCGGAGACGGCTCCGGGGGCGGCGGCTCCGGTGACCTCTCCGGCGAGGTCATCATCAAAGGTAGCAGTACGGTTTATCCGGTCTCCGAGGCGATGGCCGAGGAGTTCATGAAGGAACACGACGTGAACGTCTCGGTCGACTCGACCGGCAGCGGTGGCGGCTTCGAGAACCACTTCTGCCCCGGAAACGCCGACATCAACGGCGCGTCGCGTCCGATAAAGGAGACCGAAGTCCAGAGCTGCGGCGACAACGGCGTCGAGCCCGTCGAGTTCCAGGTCGCCAGCGACGCGCTGACGGTCGCCGTCAACAACGACGCCGACTGGGTCGACTGCCTGAGTTTCGAGCAGCTCTCGCAGATCTGGCGTCCGGACGGCGCGCAGAAGTGGAGCGATATCAACTCCGACTGGCCCGACGAGGAGTTCGAGCTCTACGGGCCGGCCTCGTCGTCCGGGACGTTCGACTGGTTCATCGACAACGTCATCCAAGACGCTGACACGATACGCGACGACTACGAACCCACCGAGAACGACAACCGCATCATCCAGGGTATCCAGGGCTCGGAGTACGCGATGGGCTTCTTCGGATACGCCTACTACGAGGAGAACCGGGACAACGTCAAGGCGGTCAAGATAAAGGAGAGTGAGGACGGCAGTTGCACGGAGCCGAGCATCGAGAACGCCAAGAGCGGCGACTACCCGATGGCGCGGCCCCTGTTCATCTACGCGGCGCAGTCCTCGCTCGAGGAGAAAGAACAGGTCTACGCGTTCACGGAGTACTACCTCGAACAGGCCGAGACGGACCTCGTCAGTCGGATTGGGTACGTTCCCTCCAGCGCGGAGCTACGCGACGAGAACCTGAGCAAGCTCGAACAGTACAGCGGCGAGTAA
- a CDS encoding phosphate signaling complex PhoU family protein: protein MVETRKVQVTGGSTYTVSIPKEWATENGVSAGSEVEFYPEGDSLFLTPRTEEERTEGTLDISKLEGQELVRAVMTMYVSGFDVIALESGRITNDQRRTVREATQGLVGLEVLEETRDRIVIRDLLDSSELSIHNAVTRMRLIALSMLEDAVSALAELDMDMAQDVIQRDDDVDRLYMVVSRIFRATLRTPKAAEELGLPREVCFDYHSSARQLERIADHATKIAHLTLNIEEPVQDDVLDALWELHEDATTVVDAGMDALFSDDSVEATEVANEARESVQEIDEHARTIDELLRDLDPVRAQMLGLIVDSLSRSADYGGNIAETALQKAAPTP, encoded by the coding sequence ATGGTCGAGACGCGAAAGGTGCAGGTGACGGGCGGGTCGACGTACACGGTATCGATTCCGAAAGAGTGGGCGACCGAAAACGGTGTCAGTGCCGGAAGCGAAGTCGAGTTCTACCCGGAGGGGGACTCGCTGTTCTTGACGCCACGGACCGAGGAGGAACGGACCGAGGGCACGCTCGACATCTCGAAGTTGGAGGGCCAGGAACTCGTCCGCGCGGTGATGACGATGTACGTCAGCGGCTTCGACGTCATCGCCCTCGAGAGCGGCCGCATCACGAACGACCAGCGGCGGACCGTCCGGGAAGCGACGCAGGGGCTCGTCGGCCTCGAAGTGTTAGAGGAGACCCGCGACCGCATCGTCATCCGCGACCTGCTGGACTCCTCGGAGCTGTCGATTCACAACGCCGTCACCCGGATGCGACTCATCGCGCTGTCGATGCTCGAAGACGCGGTGAGCGCGCTCGCCGAACTCGACATGGATATGGCGCAAGACGTCATCCAACGCGACGACGACGTCGACCGCCTCTACATGGTCGTCTCGCGCATCTTCCGCGCGACGCTTCGGACGCCGAAAGCCGCCGAAGAACTGGGGCTCCCGCGGGAGGTCTGTTTCGACTACCACTCCTCCGCCCGGCAGCTCGAACGCATCGCCGACCACGCGACGAAGATCGCGCATCTGACGCTCAACATCGAGGAACCGGTTCAGGACGACGTGCTCGACGCGCTCTGGGAACTGCACGAGGACGCGACCACCGTCGTCGACGCGGGGATGGACGCCCTCTTCTCGGACGACAGCGTCGAAGCGACCGAAGTCGCCAACGAGGCCCGCGAGTCCGTTCAAGAGATCGACGAGCACGCGCGCACTATCGACGAACTGCTCCGCGACCTCGACCCCGTCCGCGCGCAGATGCTCGGTCTCATCGTCGACTCGCTCTCGCGCAGCGCCGACTACGGCGGCAACATCGCCGAGACGGCGCTGCAGAAGGCCGCGCCCACGCCGTAA
- a CDS encoding 30S ribosomal protein S8e, giving the protein MKDQGRSQRKRTGGRLRPSSNKKRYQLGREPAETTVGEPRFRTIDSRGSNTKTRALATNVAQVAQGGEVGQADIENVVDNPSNVNYARRNIITKGAIIDTSAGRARVTSRPGQTGQVNAVLVDEE; this is encoded by the coding sequence ATGAAGGACCAAGGACGCTCCCAGCGGAAGCGAACCGGCGGTCGCCTCCGACCGTCCAGCAACAAGAAGCGCTACCAGCTCGGTCGTGAACCGGCCGAGACCACCGTCGGCGAACCCCGATTCCGGACCATCGACTCCCGGGGCAGCAACACGAAGACCCGCGCGCTGGCGACGAACGTCGCGCAGGTCGCCCAGGGCGGCGAGGTCGGCCAAGCCGACATCGAGAACGTCGTCGACAACCCCTCGAACGTCAACTACGCGCGCCGAAACATCATCACGAAAGGCGCAATCATCGACACCTCCGCCGGTCGCGCACGCGTGACCTCCCGTCCGGGCCAGACCGGACAGGTCAACGCCGTGCTCGTCGACGAGGAATAG
- a CDS encoding DUF2240 family protein, with amino-acid sequence MSLQTATAVPFRQRGSERLGEGEFVVVLSLDRGWFSPDQAKRLVDVAVGRGLLDRDEGSGDLVPAFDPDDVEIPREFVPDESILREQSTFERILDAMVAAGVDKQRAVATANERQHRLGVTLETAAVLTARSEGVDVDDVAGAVRADLTETEAE; translated from the coding sequence ATGAGTCTGCAGACCGCGACGGCCGTCCCGTTTCGCCAGCGCGGGAGCGAACGCCTCGGCGAGGGCGAGTTCGTCGTCGTGCTGTCGCTGGACCGCGGGTGGTTCTCGCCGGACCAGGCGAAACGCCTCGTCGACGTGGCGGTCGGCCGCGGCCTGCTCGACCGCGACGAGGGCAGCGGCGACCTCGTCCCCGCGTTCGACCCCGACGACGTGGAAATCCCGCGCGAGTTCGTTCCCGACGAGTCCATCCTCCGCGAGCAGTCGACGTTCGAGCGCATCCTCGACGCGATGGTCGCCGCCGGCGTCGACAAGCAGCGCGCGGTCGCGACGGCCAACGAGCGCCAGCACCGCCTCGGCGTGACGCTCGAGACCGCAGCGGTACTCACCGCCCGCAGCGAGGGCGTCGACGTCGACGACGTCGCCGGCGCCGTCCGGGCCGACCTGACCGAAACCGAAGCCGAGTAA
- a CDS encoding DNA double-strand break repair nuclease NurA, translated as MTLDPVHVDGIAALARELAENVDDGDHTDLARTVWDEWLDPLRYDGRTVVEPLGEQSLRAADVDDVALTDRPFETVHGLDSGTINPTTFENGLVLDMAHAAMASVPSDLDLHRSRSIVLTTHTNDRYAKLGTEWQTHDEAYSRLRVLQAPNVNRYAEGVVHALSLYLAESEHALRHADDVSDLLILDGPIYPKELFNWRDRDAELRELAEEAKPRHIVENYVRLVERFVERDVPLVGFVKNPISKLVTRTLQTKGVDAPWADDTALFSRLLERRTRPDAAGETTRLTDDLTFTSWFVSRGGSDRTLAADGDALGVERKLDPELYEVTFFVLYDPRHGVLYKVEAPYAFTRDAERRARLARQILHDVAGARGPPPAVTKADELARISAHEKASLRRKLAEDVGTEYVRTYDGIRWGGLF; from the coding sequence ATGACCCTCGACCCCGTCCACGTCGACGGCATCGCGGCGCTCGCCCGCGAACTCGCGGAGAACGTCGACGACGGCGACCACACGGACCTCGCGCGGACGGTGTGGGACGAGTGGTTGGACCCGCTGCGGTACGACGGCCGGACGGTCGTCGAACCGCTCGGCGAGCAGTCGCTGCGCGCCGCCGACGTCGACGACGTCGCCCTCACCGACCGGCCGTTCGAGACGGTTCACGGCCTCGACTCGGGAACGATCAACCCGACCACGTTCGAGAACGGGTTGGTTCTCGACATGGCGCACGCCGCGATGGCGAGCGTCCCCTCGGACCTCGACCTGCATCGCTCGCGCAGCATCGTCCTCACGACGCACACGAACGACCGCTACGCGAAACTCGGCACCGAGTGGCAGACCCACGACGAGGCGTACAGTCGCCTCCGGGTGCTCCAAGCGCCCAACGTGAACCGGTACGCAGAGGGCGTCGTCCACGCGCTGTCGCTGTACCTCGCCGAGAGCGAGCACGCGCTCCGGCACGCCGACGACGTCTCCGACCTCCTGATTCTCGACGGTCCCATCTACCCGAAGGAGCTGTTCAACTGGCGGGACCGGGACGCCGAACTCCGCGAACTCGCCGAGGAGGCGAAACCGCGCCACATCGTGGAGAACTACGTTCGACTCGTCGAGCGGTTCGTCGAGCGCGACGTGCCGCTGGTCGGCTTCGTCAAGAACCCGATCTCGAAGCTCGTCACTCGGACGCTGCAGACGAAAGGCGTCGACGCGCCCTGGGCCGACGATACGGCGCTGTTCTCCCGGCTGTTAGAGCGGCGAACCCGGCCGGACGCCGCCGGAGAGACGACGCGCCTGACCGACGACCTCACGTTCACCTCGTGGTTCGTCTCCCGCGGCGGGTCGGACCGGACGCTCGCAGCCGACGGCGACGCTCTCGGCGTCGAAAGGAAACTCGATCCGGAACTGTACGAGGTGACGTTCTTCGTCCTCTACGACCCGCGACACGGCGTGCTCTACAAAGTCGAAGCGCCGTACGCGTTCACCCGCGACGCCGAACGCCGCGCGAGACTCGCGCGACAGATTCTCCACGACGTCGCCGGGGCCCGCGGCCCGCCGCCCGCGGTCACGAAGGCCGACGAGCTCGCCCGAATCAGCGCCCACGAGAAGGCGTCGCTCCGGCGGAAGTTGGCCGAAGACGTCGGCACCGAGTACGTCCGCACCTACGACGGTATCCGCTGGGGAGGGCTGTTCTGA
- a CDS encoding DUF7113 family protein, translated as MLLVRGSGGGTALTGTVFERGETAPSFKGAPDEDAPYVWVCDEFYEVESGGSPTEIDGETIRVAFESPMPRGFDTRDQALAAAKEHIRTQFARVGVAEGDVTIAVEKAEPGRR; from the coding sequence ATGCTTCTGGTTCGCGGTTCGGGCGGCGGGACGGCGCTCACCGGCACGGTTTTCGAGCGCGGCGAGACCGCGCCGTCGTTCAAGGGCGCGCCCGACGAGGACGCGCCGTACGTCTGGGTCTGCGACGAGTTCTACGAGGTCGAAAGCGGCGGTTCGCCGACCGAGATCGACGGCGAGACGATTCGCGTCGCCTTCGAGTCGCCGATGCCCCGCGGATTCGACACGCGAGACCAGGCGCTGGCGGCGGCGAAGGAACACATCCGGACGCAGTTCGCGCGCGTCGGCGTCGCCGAAGGCGACGTGACGATAGCAGTCGAGAAGGCAGAGCCCGGTCGTCGGTGA
- a CDS encoding ATP-binding protein, with product MSNLGDFTDFDPDDDGDSSAESRTDAADAGASDADAGGLDDGSGGSVSDGTDSAEESFDRLDVEPATADRGIGALSVSQGLCVAEDERDTALRAFVTTGNRDTVRLGKYLLVPYPDDETLFCRITGLEYAQEFQADDATEIHARRAMRRTEFPERDYKFVAALDPVAVLYEDSEGRSSSDHSSGRSPREDGGELKRRMTDRVPKPGATVTEATDADEIKTGLKIPGDGVFLGHLSVGGEKVRTAADPPTIDYRVKDDYSEGDPLVFRHTLVAGGTGSGKTHASKNVLRQYLAEERTYEMGDGRTARPAVVQFDPQDEYAQMHDNNPELDSEFARRLEREGVAYGGHDDTLAFVPQVGDASYPGEGHRAERVRFTIPFSMVRRWPWLVAGAALNDNQYNALTLLLDRYFRQNPSGTYKGFQSFLDDPALRDELDESGHVHEATFDAVKRKTRTKAANDVFDGDAKPITELVHQLVRPGGLTVVPTYHVSNSRAAEMVVLAVSSLLIDEKLSNDPEYDRIDETPVVLGMDEAHNFLADADSVQARNVIGKFTEAAKQGRKERLGLFLITQDPQDVADSVFKQINTKLVLNLGDEDAIKSVNIPPNLESKVPYMEKGQMVVYSPDNSEPVELIGLSKCLTRHGR from the coding sequence ATGTCTAACCTCGGTGACTTCACCGACTTCGACCCCGACGACGACGGCGACTCGTCCGCCGAGTCGCGGACCGACGCCGCCGACGCGGGCGCCTCCGACGCCGACGCCGGCGGACTCGACGACGGGAGCGGCGGTTCCGTGTCGGACGGGACCGACTCCGCCGAGGAGTCGTTCGACCGCCTCGACGTCGAACCGGCCACTGCTGACCGCGGTATCGGCGCGCTCTCGGTGTCGCAGGGGCTCTGCGTCGCCGAAGACGAGCGCGACACCGCCCTCCGCGCGTTCGTCACGACCGGCAACCGCGACACCGTCCGCCTCGGTAAGTACCTGCTCGTCCCCTACCCGGACGACGAGACGCTGTTCTGCCGAATCACCGGGCTGGAGTACGCACAGGAGTTCCAGGCCGACGACGCGACGGAGATTCACGCCCGCCGCGCGATGCGCCGGACCGAGTTCCCCGAACGCGACTACAAGTTCGTCGCGGCGCTCGACCCCGTCGCGGTCCTCTACGAAGATAGCGAGGGGCGAAGCTCCTCGGACCATTCGAGCGGGCGGAGCCCGCGGGAAGACGGCGGCGAACTGAAACGCCGGATGACCGACCGCGTGCCCAAACCCGGCGCGACGGTGACGGAGGCGACCGACGCCGACGAGATAAAGACGGGACTGAAGATTCCGGGCGACGGCGTCTTCTTGGGCCACCTCTCGGTCGGCGGCGAGAAGGTCCGCACCGCCGCCGACCCGCCGACCATCGACTACCGGGTGAAGGACGATTACAGCGAGGGCGACCCGCTCGTCTTCCGGCACACGCTCGTCGCCGGCGGGACGGGGTCGGGGAAGACCCACGCCTCGAAGAACGTGCTTCGACAGTACCTCGCCGAAGAGCGAACCTACGAGATGGGCGACGGCCGGACGGCCCGGCCCGCGGTCGTTCAGTTCGACCCGCAGGACGAGTACGCGCAGATGCACGACAACAACCCGGAATTGGATAGCGAGTTCGCCCGCCGCCTCGAACGCGAGGGCGTCGCCTACGGCGGCCACGACGACACGCTCGCGTTCGTCCCGCAGGTCGGCGACGCCTCCTACCCCGGCGAGGGCCACCGCGCCGAACGCGTCCGCTTCACCATCCCGTTCTCGATGGTGCGGCGCTGGCCGTGGCTCGTCGCGGGCGCGGCGCTCAACGACAACCAGTACAACGCGCTCACGCTGTTACTCGACCGCTACTTCCGGCAGAACCCGTCCGGGACGTACAAGGGGTTCCAGTCGTTCCTCGACGACCCGGCGCTGCGCGATGAGCTCGACGAGTCGGGCCACGTCCACGAAGCGACGTTCGACGCGGTCAAGCGGAAGACGCGGACCAAAGCGGCCAACGACGTGTTCGACGGCGACGCCAAACCCATCACCGAGTTGGTCCACCAGCTCGTCAGACCCGGCGGGCTCACGGTCGTGCCGACGTACCACGTCTCCAACAGCCGCGCGGCGGAGATGGTCGTCCTCGCGGTGTCGAGTCTGCTCATCGACGAGAAGCTCTCGAACGACCCCGAGTACGACCGCATCGACGAGACGCCGGTCGTGCTGGGGATGGACGAGGCGCACAACTTCCTCGCCGACGCCGACAGCGTGCAGGCCAGAAACGTCATCGGAAAGTTCACCGAGGCGGCCAAACAGGGCCGAAAGGAGCGTCTCGGGCTGTTCCTCATCACGCAGGACCCCCAGGACGTCGCCGACTCGGTGTTCAAGCAGATAAACACGAAACTCGTGTTGAACCTCGGCGACGAGGACGCCATCAAGTCGGTGAACATCCCGCCGAACCTCGAAAGCAAGGTGCCGTACATGGAGAAGGGCCAGATGGTCGTCTACTCGCCGGACAACTCCGAGCCCGTCGAACTCATCGGGCTGTCGAAGTGCCTGACGCGGCACGGGCGCTGA
- a CDS encoding universal stress protein: MTKRILVPVDGSPQSTAALSFVAEEWPDAEVTILHVINPAGAGGNPSAGIPSGAEEWYESEKERSASLLADAASIVEQSVRTRTDVGRPTRAILDAVEDGEFDHVVMGSHGRTGVSRILLGSVTEAVVRESPVPVTVVR; this comes from the coding sequence ATGACAAAACGCATCCTCGTTCCGGTCGACGGGTCGCCGCAGTCGACGGCGGCGCTCTCGTTCGTCGCCGAGGAGTGGCCCGACGCGGAGGTAACGATACTCCACGTCATCAACCCGGCGGGCGCGGGAGGCAACCCGAGCGCCGGGATTCCGAGCGGCGCCGAGGAGTGGTACGAGAGCGAGAAGGAGCGGTCGGCGTCGCTCTTGGCGGACGCGGCGTCGATCGTCGAGCAGTCGGTGCGGACGCGCACGGATGTCGGACGCCCGACGCGAGCGATCCTCGACGCCGTCGAGGACGGAGAGTTCGACCACGTGGTGATGGGGAGCCACGGTCGAACCGGCGTCTCGCGGATACTGCTCGGGAGCGTCACCGAGGCCGTCGTCCGCGAGTCGCCGGTGCCAGTGACCGTCGTCAGATAG
- a CDS encoding nitroreductase family protein: protein MEFREVIETRRSVHEYTDEDIDDETLEAIFEQARYAPSGYNLQPWEFLVLRDEASKAKLQEVAGGQEHVGDAAASVVVLGSKDPEAHADRVLDDWLEKGYLPNEDVRDAVRANVEGMAEMPESERRVWTTRSTSLVAMSLMYAAWNHGVASCPLEGFDADALVETFDIDDEYEPVMLVTLGYAPDDADDVENERKLRRSVDEIVHYETFSP from the coding sequence ATGGAGTTCAGAGAAGTCATCGAGACGCGCCGCTCCGTGCACGAGTACACCGACGAAGACATCGACGACGAGACGCTCGAAGCGATATTCGAGCAGGCTCGCTACGCCCCCTCGGGGTACAACCTCCAGCCGTGGGAGTTCCTCGTTCTCCGCGACGAGGCGTCGAAGGCGAAGCTACAGGAGGTCGCCGGCGGGCAGGAACACGTCGGCGACGCGGCCGCGAGCGTCGTCGTCCTCGGGTCGAAAGACCCCGAGGCGCACGCCGACCGAGTACTCGACGACTGGTTGGAGAAAGGCTACCTGCCGAACGAGGACGTCCGCGACGCGGTTCGCGCGAACGTCGAAGGAATGGCCGAGATGCCCGAGTCCGAGCGCCGCGTCTGGACGACGCGGAGCACGTCGCTCGTGGCGATGTCGCTGATGTACGCGGCGTGGAACCACGGCGTCGCCTCCTGTCCGCTCGAAGGGTTCGACGCCGACGCGCTCGTCGAGACGTTCGACATCGACGACGAGTACGAACCCGTGATGCTGGTGACGCTCGGCTACGCGCCCGACGACGCCGACGACGTCGAGAACGAGCGGAAACTGCGTCGGTCGGTCGACGAGATCGTCCACTACGAGACGTTCTCGCCGTAG
- a CDS encoding amphi-Trp domain-containing protein translates to MADKTESKQERTGPEFAAYLRKLADGFESGEEVRLTVGNKEVTVHPPESFDTEVSVVERSSALRGNKETVELTAEWRVK, encoded by the coding sequence ATGGCCGACAAAACAGAGAGTAAGCAGGAGCGAACAGGGCCAGAGTTCGCGGCCTATCTGCGGAAACTGGCCGACGGGTTCGAATCGGGCGAAGAGGTCCGACTGACCGTCGGGAACAAAGAGGTGACCGTTCACCCGCCGGAGTCGTTCGACACCGAAGTGTCGGTGGTCGAGCGGTCCTCGGCGCTTCGGGGGAACAAGGAGACGGTCGAACTCACCGCAGAGTGGAGGGTGAAGTGA
- a CDS encoding KaiC domain-containing protein, with protein sequence MSEDDDDWFEQALRDGEGERDEDGGDGEGGRDEDVRRDEDERRDEDGGRDEDGGRDEDDEGAGVETESGEDSDRPAASETPDGETFGFGGFGGGESGFGGSSGGDEDLGFGGGFDSADGDDFGFGGFDDDPRDEEFGFGGGNDAFGGEEFDEEALDSSIERVRIGIDGLDEMILGGVPKRSLMVAIGSAGTGKTTFGLQFLDEALRDDGRAVFITLEQSREAVLSTAEEKGWPFRRYVEEDRLAVVELDPVEMANSLASIRNDLPELVEEFGADRLVLDSVSLLEMMYDHPSKRRSEVFDFARSLKEVGVTTMLTSEAKEDSPYTSKHGIVEYLTDAVFVLQYVRPSNFRETRLAIEIQKIRDANHSRETKPYEITQNGISVYRQANIF encoded by the coding sequence ATGAGCGAGGACGACGACGACTGGTTCGAGCAGGCGCTCCGCGACGGAGAGGGGGAACGTGACGAGGACGGAGGTGACGGAGAGGGGGGACGTGACGAAGACGTGAGACGCGACGAGGACGAGAGACGCGACGAAGATGGAGGACGCGACGAGGACGGAGGACGCGACGAAGACGACGAGGGCGCGGGCGTCGAGACGGAGAGCGGCGAGGACTCCGACCGGCCGGCCGCCTCCGAGACGCCCGACGGTGAAACCTTCGGTTTCGGAGGCTTCGGAGGCGGAGAGTCCGGTTTCGGTGGTTCCTCGGGAGGCGACGAGGACCTCGGTTTCGGAGGAGGGTTCGATAGCGCCGACGGCGACGACTTCGGCTTCGGCGGGTTCGACGACGACCCGCGCGACGAGGAGTTCGGCTTCGGCGGCGGCAACGACGCCTTCGGTGGCGAGGAGTTCGACGAAGAGGCGCTCGACTCCAGTATCGAGCGGGTCAGAATCGGCATCGACGGCCTCGACGAGATGATTCTCGGCGGCGTCCCGAAGCGGTCGCTCATGGTCGCTATCGGCAGCGCCGGGACCGGGAAGACGACGTTCGGCCTCCAGTTCCTCGACGAGGCGCTGCGCGACGACGGGCGCGCGGTGTTCATCACGCTCGAACAGAGTCGTGAGGCGGTGTTGTCGACGGCCGAAGAGAAGGGGTGGCCGTTCCGACGTTACGTCGAGGAGGACCGACTGGCGGTCGTCGAACTCGACCCCGTCGAGATGGCGAACAGTTTGGCGAGCATTCGCAACGACCTGCCCGAACTCGTCGAGGAGTTCGGCGCGGACAGACTCGTTCTCGACTCGGTGTCGCTTCTGGAGATGATGTACGACCACCCCTCGAAGCGCCGAAGCGAGGTGTTCGACTTCGCTCGCTCGCTCAAGGAAGTCGGCGTGACGACGATGCTCACCTCCGAGGCGAAGGAGGACAGCCCCTACACCTCCAAACACGGTATCGTCGAGTATCTCACCGACGCGGTGTTCGTCCTGCAGTACGTCCGCCCGTCGAACTTCCGCGAGACGCGACTGGCTATCGAGATTCAGAAGATACGCGACGCCAACCACTCCCGAGAGACGAAACCGTACGAAATCACCCAGAACGGTATCAGCGTCTACCGGCAGGCGAACATCTTCTGA